The DNA region GTTCTCGTCGGAGTTATTCCGGCCAAAGAAACTCCGGTTTCATGAGCTCCCTTTCTAAGATAGAAGCTTCTACTTCCTATATCTCCGATTATTTCCTTTTTCTCCAAACCTGAAAATTAAATCACATTAAGtaaatttattaaatcataACAGTTCGATTATGACGGAATTTAACGTAAACTCATATGTTCAAGTAAATCCCTTTCTTATTATAAGCATATAGCTCATGAATAATGTGATGCTTCTATCTTTTTCACACCATCCACGAGTACTTTGAGTATTTTCCATGATTTGGAGACTAAAGCAAAACTAGAtagtatagtatagatattttataaaactaatatatgttaaactgaacacaatttattttgttttattttcaaccaATGGGGactcaaaaattatttattttgtatatatccAAAACGGAACTAAAACTTAGATAATGTTTGTGTTACACTACAAGTTGCATTATAGCTTACACTGGATGCTGAAATGAGATTGATGCAATTCATAGGCAGCACCTTTGTCGAGTTTCGGTGTCCGTCCTTCTTCGCAATATTTTTCCAGGACAAATTTGATTATTTCTTCGACATTGCAGCTCAATTTAACCATAGTTCTTACAGGTCCAGGGCTTCCTTCAACTGCTACGTTGATTACAACTTTTGTTGcttctcttttattttcctGATTGTTTTTAGAATTAAGTCAAAGAAGACTCTATGATCTTCGGGTTTACTCGAGATCAAAATGGCTCTAACAGGGTTTACAGCTTATTAAACTCTACGTCCAAAATAGTAGATAGGTAAGGGTTAAATTGTAACACTCCAAAATATTACGCTTAAATAACAAATGCTTATACCTTGAGGACTAAATGTAGAATTTATTACAAACTAAAGTCTTGTCTGAAAGTAGTAAAAGAACAGAAAATAGTTGAGAGAAAATGGAGAGAAACAGAGTCTAACCTCTTGATTGGTCGGAAATTGAGACGATGGCGAAGATAAGCCCAACAACGACGGAGAAGAAGCCATAACCTCAGAGCGAATTCTTGGCAAGTAGACGATCTGACCATATTCTTCCGTCGGTAAGCCACTCAACGGCAAGGATCGACGCATGCAAGTACCGTCTCCGTCGCGACGGCGATTGAGACTCGAATCGGAGAAGCTTCGCTCAAAGACCTGATTAGTCGGTTTTGAACGGTTTTTATTAGAAACGCATCGGGAAGCCGTCCGTCTCATCCTGATGCTCCGGCTTCCATTTCCGACCGGAGTCGGAACTCTTCTCCGGTGAGTCGAATTTGACATTTTGGGTGAAGTGAAGACTTTGCTTGAGGAGAAGGAGGAAGATGAATGAAATTGAGAGGTGTTTGTGGTTTGCTTGGCAAAGAAGCGAAGTAAGGGATTCTCTATGCTTTACTCTTTTTAATTTGtcatttataatgtttttccAAATAAAGATTGGTTTTACATAGAAGTAAG from Raphanus sativus cultivar WK10039 chromosome 8, ASM80110v3, whole genome shotgun sequence includes:
- the LOC108820495 gene encoding uncharacterized protein At4g22758; its protein translation is MSNSTHRRRVPTPVGNGSRSIRMRRTASRCVSNKNRSKPTNQVFERSFSDSSLNRRRDGDGTCMRRSLPLSGLPTEEYGQIVYLPRIRSEVMASSPSLLGLSSPSSQFPTNQEENKREATKVVINVAVEGSPGPVRTMVKLSCNVEEIIKFVLEKYCEEGRTPKLDKGAAYELHQSHFSIQCLEKKEIIGDIGSRSFYLRKGAHETGVSLAGITPTRTSFIPSSNMIESCIAQFIGKILRRTRKLWNILVCTQ